The following are encoded in a window of SAR202 cluster bacterium genomic DNA:
- the rplK gene encoding 50S ribosomal protein L11 gives MAQKILALINLQLPAGQATPAPPVGPALGQHGVNIMAFVKEYNAKTASQGGTIIPAQITVYEDRSFTFITKTPPASELLRKAAKITKGSASPRTDKVASLSRSAIKEIAESKMADLNAADIEAAMKIVEGSARSMGIEVRE, from the coding sequence ATGGCACAAAAAATATTAGCTTTAATTAATTTGCAATTACCTGCAGGGCAGGCTACACCAGCACCTCCAGTTGGGCCTGCGCTAGGTCAACATGGTGTTAATATCATGGCATTTGTGAAGGAATATAATGCTAAAACTGCTTCTCAAGGTGGAACTATTATACCTGCCCAAATTACTGTGTATGAAGATAGATCATTTACTTTCATTACTAAGACTCCACCTGCATCAGAACTTTTGAGAAAAGCTGCCAAAATTACTAAAGGGAGTGCGTCGCCAAGGACAGATAAAGTTGCATCTTTATCAAGGTCAGCCATTAAAGAGATTGCTGAAAGTAAAATGGCAGATTTAAATGCTGCTGATATAGAGGCTGCAATGAAAATAGTGGAAGGATCCGCTAGAAGTATGGGAATTGAGGTTCGAGAATAA
- the rpmG gene encoding 50S ribosomal protein L33, which translates to MAKKGGEARTLITLGCTECRDRTYSTSKNRRNDPNRIEMRKYCPRCRSHQLYREAR; encoded by the coding sequence ATGGCTAAAAAAGGTGGAGAAGCACGCACTTTAATTACACTAGGTTGTACAGAGTGTCGTGATAGAACGTATTCTACTTCAAAAAATAGAAGAAATGATCCTAATAGGATTGAGATGAGAAAATATTGTCCACGGTGTCGATCTCATCAATTATATCGAGAGGCTAGATAG
- a CDS encoding 50S ribosomal protein L10, which translates to MPTVKKIDIVERLAEDFKTSNVAISTKVTGLSVNQLNSLRSHLRTNGLSYKVIKNTLANIAADNAGKPEFKELLDGPTGLVIGEGDPIESLKLLVSFAKNNELDLSVFAIAMDGQTYDSSQINTLVKLPSRIELIAKLVGMLASQPQRLVTALAGPSTSIVTILSNVLNQKKLEDNS; encoded by the coding sequence ATGCCAACAGTTAAAAAAATTGATATAGTTGAAAGGTTAGCTGAAGATTTTAAAACTAGTAACGTAGCTATATCTACGAAAGTTACTGGTTTATCAGTCAACCAACTCAATTCACTTCGTTCTCATTTAAGAACTAATGGTTTAAGTTACAAAGTTATTAAGAATACATTAGCGAATATTGCTGCAGATAATGCAGGAAAGCCAGAATTCAAAGAATTATTAGACGGTCCCACAGGTTTGGTTATAGGTGAAGGCGATCCTATAGAATCATTAAAACTATTGGTTTCTTTTGCTAAAAATAATGAATTAGATTTATCAGTTTTTGCTATCGCTATGGATGGTCAAACTTATGATTCTTCTCAAATTAATACGTTAGTAAAATTACCATCTAGAATTGAATTAATAGCTAAATTAGTAGGGATGTTAGCATCTCAGCCTCAGCGATTGGTTACAGCATTGGCTGGACCATCAACCTCTATCGTTACAATTTTGTCAAATGTCTTAAATCAAAAAAAACTTGAAGACAATAGTTAA
- the secE gene encoding preprotein translocase subunit SecE: MKKVTWPSRQETTRLTMLVLAVSIAIGAMLGVLDFLYTTISDQVLF; this comes from the coding sequence ATGAAGAAAGTTACGTGGCCTTCTCGCCAAGAAACTACACGACTAACCATGCTAGTTCTTGCTGTTTCTATAGCTATCGGAGCAATGTTAGGAGTTTTAGATTTCCTTTATACAACTATTTCAGATCAGGTTCTTTTTTAG
- a CDS encoding 50S ribosomal protein L1 has product MVKQSKRYTSAQSAIDMEKLYNIEEAVSLVKSSATAKFDETVELHVKTNADTRHAEQLVRGVVLLPHGLGKIVRVLVFAQADGAISAKDAGADFVGADDLIENIEKGWLEFDTVISTPEMMGKVGKLGRILGRKGLMPNPRTGTVVQSQDLGRAVEEAKKGKVEVKMDRTAVIHIAFGKASFEESMLVDNLNTVMDMISRSRPSAVKGQFLKSAYLTSTMGPSIALDVADLSSVKME; this is encoded by the coding sequence ATGGTTAAACAAAGTAAAAGATATACATCTGCTCAGTCAGCAATTGATATGGAAAAACTTTACAATATTGAAGAGGCCGTTAGTCTCGTTAAATCAAGTGCAACTGCTAAATTTGATGAGACTGTAGAATTACATGTCAAAACAAATGCTGATACTCGACATGCAGAACAATTAGTAAGAGGTGTAGTGTTATTACCTCATGGACTGGGCAAAATTGTTAGAGTATTGGTTTTTGCGCAAGCAGATGGAGCTATATCAGCCAAAGATGCAGGCGCCGATTTTGTTGGGGCAGATGACCTTATTGAAAATATTGAAAAAGGCTGGTTAGAATTTGATACCGTCATATCAACTCCAGAAATGATGGGTAAAGTAGGTAAACTAGGTAGAATATTAGGTCGCAAAGGATTAATGCCAAATCCTAGAACAGGGACTGTTGTACAATCTCAAGATCTAGGTCGAGCAGTAGAAGAGGCAAAAAAAGGTAAAGTGGAAGTTAAAATGGACAGGACAGCTGTTATTCATATTGCTTTTGGTAAAGCTAGTTTTGAAGAATCAATGTTAGTAGATAATTTGAATACTGTTATGGATATGATAAGTCGATCACGTCCCTCTGCTGTTAAAGGTCAGTTTTTGAAGTCCGCATATCTTACAAGCACAATGGGGCCAAGTATTGCTCTAGATGTTGCGGATCTTTCTTCTGTTAAAATGGAGTGA
- the tuf gene encoding elongation factor Tu, whose product MAKEKFERNKPHLNVGTIGHVDHGKTTLTAAITSVLAKHSDGTSFRAFDTIDNAPEERARGVTIAISHIEYETESRHYAHVDCPGHADYIKNMITGAAQMDGGILVVSAPDGPMPQTREHILLARQVEVPKIVVALNKCDVMDDEELLELVELEVRELLSSYGFPGDDIPIVRVSALSALDGDADAEQGILNLMQAVDDYIDVPERPKDQPFLMPVEDVFGIKGRGTVVTGRVERGLIHPSDEIEIVGVEDTKKTVVTGVEMFHKLLDEAEPGDAVGCLLRGVDREDVVRGQVLAAPGSIEPKTEFNSEVYILSKEEGGRHTPFFNGYKPQFYIRTTDVTGELNLPDGMEMVMPGDNVKMKIKLIYPIAMEPGLRFAIREGGRTVGSGVITDIIG is encoded by the coding sequence GTGGCTAAAGAAAAATTTGAAAGAAATAAGCCTCATCTTAATGTCGGAACTATTGGTCACGTTGACCATGGTAAAACAACATTAACAGCTGCTATTACAAGTGTACTAGCAAAACATAGTGATGGAACATCATTTAGAGCATTTGATACTATTGATAATGCTCCAGAAGAGAGAGCTCGTGGGGTGACTATAGCGATTTCACACATTGAATATGAAACTGAGAGTAGACATTATGCACACGTAGATTGTCCTGGCCACGCTGACTACATCAAAAATATGATTACAGGTGCTGCCCAAATGGATGGAGGCATATTAGTTGTTAGTGCTCCAGATGGACCTATGCCTCAAACTAGAGAACATATCCTTTTAGCAAGACAAGTAGAAGTTCCAAAAATCGTTGTAGCACTGAATAAATGCGATGTTATGGACGATGAAGAATTGTTAGAATTAGTTGAATTAGAGGTTAGAGAGCTTCTTAGTAGTTATGGCTTTCCTGGAGATGATATACCAATAGTGAGAGTTTCTGCATTATCAGCATTGGATGGAGATGCTGATGCTGAACAAGGAATTCTTAATTTGATGCAAGCTGTAGATGATTATATTGATGTTCCAGAACGACCTAAAGATCAACCATTTTTAATGCCAGTTGAAGATGTATTTGGTATTAAAGGAAGAGGTACTGTTGTTACTGGTAGGGTTGAAAGAGGATTAATACACCCAAGTGATGAAATTGAAATTGTTGGTGTAGAAGATACTAAGAAAACGGTTGTTACTGGGGTGGAGATGTTTCATAAATTGTTAGATGAAGCAGAACCGGGTGACGCTGTTGGCTGTCTTTTGAGAGGTGTTGATCGTGAAGATGTCGTTAGAGGTCAAGTTCTAGCTGCTCCTGGATCTATTGAGCCAAAAACTGAATTTAATAGTGAGGTATATATCCTAAGTAAAGAAGAAGGGGGCAGGCATACTCCTTTCTTTAATGGCTATAAACCTCAATTTTATATTAGAACTACAGATGTTACGGGAGAACTTAACCTTCCAGATGGTATGGAAATGGTTATGCCAGGTGATAATGTGAAGATGAAAATTAAACTTATTTATCCAATTGCTATGGAACCAGGCTTACGTTTTGCTATACGAGAAGGTGGTCGAACTGTAGGATCTGGAGTAATTACTGACATCATAGGATAG
- the nusG gene encoding transcription termination/antitermination factor NusG produces MNDITDNQIEESTEIDDGRRWYFVHTYSGQEERVKRNLEQRIETMDVENKIFQVLVPTEEVVEIREGKKIPKRLRLYPGYIMVNMALDDDAWFVVRNTPGVTGFISSEDSDQNRPKPVPLEKWEVDKILDMIESKTPTTRFGITKGESVRITVGPFADFIGVVDVIDMDKGKLNVLVSFFGRETPVELDFLQVEKL; encoded by the coding sequence ATGAATGATATAACAGACAATCAAATAGAAGAATCGACAGAGATCGATGATGGTCGACGTTGGTATTTTGTGCATACATATTCTGGGCAAGAAGAGAGAGTTAAACGTAATTTAGAACAGCGTATTGAAACTATGGATGTAGAAAATAAGATATTTCAAGTGCTTGTTCCTACTGAAGAAGTGGTAGAGATACGTGAAGGCAAGAAAATACCTAAAAGATTACGTTTGTATCCTGGTTATATAATGGTAAATATGGCTTTAGATGATGATGCTTGGTTTGTTGTTAGGAATACTCCAGGCGTAACTGGATTTATTTCTTCAGAAGATTCAGATCAGAATCGACCAAAACCGGTACCTTTGGAAAAATGGGAAGTAGATAAAATCCTTGATATGATTGAATCCAAAACTCCTACTACGAGATTTGGTATAACAAAAGGCGAATCTGTTAGAATTACTGTTGGTCCTTTTGCTGATTTCATTGGTGTTGTCGACGTAATAGATATGGATAAAGGGAAATTAAATGTGTTAGTTTCATTCTTTGGCCGAGAAACTCCTGTAGAGTTAGATTTTCTACAGGTTGAAAAATTGTAG
- a CDS encoding 50S ribosomal protein L7/L12 yields the protein MTKEEILESIKGLTVLELSDLVKALEEEFGVSAAPVAVAAAPAAAAAGDDAAAGGGSDSTSFKVSITEIGDQKINVIKAVREVTTLGLKEAKDLVESAPAAIKEDASKDEADDIKSKLEEAGATVTVE from the coding sequence ATGACTAAAGAGGAAATATTAGAAAGTATAAAAGGTTTAACAGTATTAGAGTTATCGGATTTGGTAAAAGCTCTTGAAGAAGAGTTTGGTGTATCTGCTGCACCAGTCGCTGTTGCTGCAGCACCAGCTGCTGCTGCTGCTGGGGATGATGCTGCTGCTGGCGGTGGAAGTGATAGTACTAGTTTTAAAGTGAGTATTACAGAAATTGGTGACCAAAAAATCAATGTAATCAAAGCTGTGAGAGAAGTTACTACTCTAGGACTTAAAGAAGCAAAAGATCTTGTAGAGTCTGCCCCTGCTGCGATAAAAGAAGACGCAAGTAAAGATGAAGCCGATGATATTAAATCTAAACTTGAAGAGGCTGGAGCTACAGTCACTGTAGAATA